The genomic segment TGGATTTCTCATCGATCGTTATCGATCTCACCGAGAGCCGTAGCATCGACAGCACGACGCTTGGACTGCTGGCCAAACTCTCGATTCTTTCGCGGCAGAAGGTCGGCATGTTGCCGACGCTTGTAACCACGCACGCCGACATCACCCGTCTGCTGCAGTCGATGGGCTTCGATCAGGTCTTCAATATCGTCGACCAGCCGTTGCCATCGCCTGAACAGCTCGCTGATCTGCCGAGCCAGGACCAGTCCGAAGAAGTGGTGAAGAACAAGGTACTTGAGGCTCACCGCATCCTGATGAGCCTCAATGAATCCAATCGCGAGGCGTTTCGCGACCTCGTGACGGCGCTGGAACGCTCCTGACTCAGCGCTTCGCTTCTAGCAGCGCCTCGAGCTTCTCCTGATCGCGCGCGAACTGGCGAATACCCTCGGCCAGCTTCTCCGTAGCCATCGGATCCTCGTTCAATCCCCAGCGGAAACTATTTTCATCCAATGCGATGCGCGGCTCTGATGCGCGGCCCGGCGAGAGCTTGCGCTCCAGCGGCCCTTCTTCCTGAGCCAGCTGGCTGAGCAATTCGGGGCTGATAGTCAGGCGATCGCAGCCTGCCAAGGCTTCGATTTGCCCGGTATTACGGAAGCTCGCCCCCATCACCACGGTCTTGTAGCCGTGCGCCTTGTAATAGTCGTAGATACGGCTGACCGACTGCACGCCTGGGTCTTCAGTGCCTGTGTAGTCGCGACTTTCATGCTTCTTGTACCAGTCATAGATGCGACCCACGAACGGTGAAATGAGAAACACGCCGGCTTCGGCGCAAGCCACGGCCTGGGTAAAGCAGAACAGCAGGGTCAGGTTGGTCTGGATGCCGGACTTCTCCAGATGCTCGGCCGCGCGGATGCCTTCCCAAGTAGAGGCCAGTTTGATCAGCACGCGATCACGGGATACGCCCGCCTGCTCATACAGACCGATCAGGCGTTCGCCGCGCTGGACCATCGCTTCGGTATCGAAGGAAAGGCGTGCATCGACCTCGGTGGAAACGCGTCCGGGAATCAGCTTGAGCACTTCCTGTCCTACCGCGACAGCAAACAGATCGCAGCCCAGCCCGATATCGCCGGCGCAGCGGGACATCGCCGACTGCAGATGTTCCGCGTAGCGGGGCAGGGCAGCGGCCTTGAGCAGCAGCGACGGGTTGGTGGTGGCGTCTACCGGCTGCAGACGGGTGATGGCATCGAGATCGCCAGTGTCGGCGACGACGGTGGTGAACTGCTTGAGGTGTTCCAGCTTGGATGTCATGGGAGCGCTCTATCCTCTGAGTTGGCAGGACCTTAACCCGAGGCCACCGAGCCGCTCAATAAGCGGATGGTCCGGGCGGACTGCACTTGGATTGAAAATGTACCCGGGTGTTCCTTGAATATTGTCAGTGCCCTTCGAGCAGGCGGGTCGCCTGATCCAGCAGCGCCAGGGGTTCCTTGGTTTTGTGAATATCGACTGAGAGCAATTGGCGAAAGCGGCGCGCACCGGGGAAGCCCTGGCCGAGACCCAATACATGTCGAGTGATGTGATGCATTGACCCACCAGCCTCCAG from the Stutzerimonas stutzeri genome contains:
- the rssC gene encoding anti-sigma factor antagonist RssC; protein product: MSTGKIQFAEQDGTFVLKFVGEIRLTLCSALDATIEKIFSSLDFSSIVIDLTESRSIDSTTLGLLAKLSILSRQKVGMLPTLVTTHADITRLLQSMGFDQVFNIVDQPLPSPEQLADLPSQDQSEEVVKNKVLEAHRILMSLNESNREAFRDLVTALERS
- the tal gene encoding transaldolase, with the protein product MTSKLEHLKQFTTVVADTGDLDAITRLQPVDATTNPSLLLKAAALPRYAEHLQSAMSRCAGDIGLGCDLFAVAVGQEVLKLIPGRVSTEVDARLSFDTEAMVQRGERLIGLYEQAGVSRDRVLIKLASTWEGIRAAEHLEKSGIQTNLTLLFCFTQAVACAEAGVFLISPFVGRIYDWYKKHESRDYTGTEDPGVQSVSRIYDYYKAHGYKTVVMGASFRNTGQIEALAGCDRLTISPELLSQLAQEEGPLERKLSPGRASEPRIALDENSFRWGLNEDPMATEKLAEGIRQFARDQEKLEALLEAKR